The Solibacillus sp. FSL R7-0682 genome includes a window with the following:
- a CDS encoding erythromycin esterase family protein, with the protein MTFFKKGSLLFGAGSLCILLCGCGIAEALDEIDPYVSAIEEIDIPDDVKVIGLGEATHGNIEFQQLKKDVFEVLIKNENVRVFVLEGDFGAGQQINQFILKGTGTAEEVVNSLDYGIYKTEQMIDLVQWMHDYNKTVNEDKKVYFYGNDMQRYDYSKKAVFDYYKLVNADAFKQYALQLEHVSNDTMRELTTEQLNEFDETIDNIILDLQANEVFYVEQSSTEAYLFALQYAQIMKQRTQLFLNDGDYTKLRDQYLADNLQWIAEFEAQRGHDKLFITGHNGHIEKTSASLAGYKSMGDYLDELYGEEYFAIGTDFISSEFQAKNGGSGDRQIHTLENHNGLVDAFSEAESNVFYVDFEKVSKSDELFEIISKEQKMANVGDDFQWWYKTLKMFYTIEMIPNEAYDGIIIVKVATPTNVIE; encoded by the coding sequence ATGACGTTTTTCAAAAAAGGTTCTTTATTGTTTGGGGCAGGATCTCTATGTATTTTATTATGTGGATGCGGGATTGCTGAAGCACTTGATGAAATAGATCCGTACGTATCAGCTATCGAAGAAATCGATATTCCCGATGATGTAAAGGTGATCGGCTTGGGTGAGGCAACACATGGAAATATAGAATTTCAACAGTTGAAAAAAGACGTTTTTGAAGTACTTATAAAAAATGAAAATGTCCGTGTTTTTGTGTTAGAAGGTGATTTTGGAGCCGGACAGCAAATTAATCAATTCATTTTAAAGGGAACTGGTACTGCAGAAGAGGTAGTAAACAGCCTAGATTACGGTATTTATAAGACAGAACAAATGATTGATCTTGTTCAATGGATGCATGATTATAACAAGACCGTGAACGAGGACAAGAAAGTTTATTTTTACGGAAATGATATGCAACGGTATGACTATAGCAAGAAAGCCGTATTTGACTACTATAAACTTGTGAATGCAGATGCTTTCAAGCAATATGCATTACAGCTGGAACATGTGTCAAATGATACAATGCGCGAGTTAACGACGGAACAATTGAACGAGTTTGATGAAACAATAGATAATATCATTTTAGACCTACAAGCAAATGAAGTATTTTACGTGGAACAATCATCTACTGAAGCATATCTCTTTGCATTACAATACGCACAAATCATGAAACAGCGTACACAGTTATTTTTAAACGACGGAGATTATACGAAGCTTCGCGATCAATATTTGGCGGATAATTTACAATGGATTGCTGAATTTGAAGCACAGCGAGGTCACGATAAACTATTCATTACCGGACATAATGGGCACATTGAAAAAACGTCTGCATCGTTAGCTGGCTACAAATCGATGGGAGATTATTTAGATGAGCTATATGGTGAAGAATACTTTGCAATTGGTACTGATTTTATCAGCAGCGAGTTTCAGGCGAAGAATGGTGGCTCTGGTGATCGACAAATTCATACACTAGAGAATCATAATGGTTTAGTTGATGCATTTAGTGAAGCGGAGTCAAATGTTTTCTATGTTGATTTTGAAAAAGTTAGTAAGTCGGATGAGTTGTTTGAAATTATCTCGAAAGAACAAAAAATGGCGAATGTTGGGGATGATTTCCAGTGGTGGTACAAAACTTTAAAGATGTTTTACACGATTGAAATGATACCGAATGAAGCATATGACGGTATTATAATTGTAAAGGTTGCAACACCAACAAATGTCATAGAATAG
- a CDS encoding DUF2627 domain-containing protein has product MARFVAFIILVIPAIMMAAGIKFMRDTLFGVLIPPFPWIWLQFVVGIIFFVVAFLFFAGFLLHRDRKRGKVAQKWQK; this is encoded by the coding sequence ATGGCACGTTTCGTTGCGTTTATTATTCTTGTTATTCCAGCAATTATGATGGCTGCCGGGATTAAGTTTATGCGCGATACACTTTTCGGTGTTCTCATTCCACCATTTCCATGGATTTGGTTGCAATTTGTCGTAGGGATTATTTTCTTCGTAGTAGCCTTTTTATTTTTTGCAGGCTTCTTATTACATAGGGATCGCAAGCGTGGAAAAGTCGCACAAAAATGGCAAAAGTAA
- a CDS encoding PH domain-containing protein, translated as MSIFNGLMGNASEVNLEALQKDVQKLLVEGESIQSAYKVIRDTFIFTNRRLILVDKQGVTGKKTEYLSIPYKSIVHFSVETAGTFDLDAELKIWISGNATPLQKNFNKSTNIYDVQRVLAKYVIG; from the coding sequence TTGAGTATATTTAATGGATTGATGGGAAATGCAAGCGAAGTTAATTTAGAAGCGCTGCAAAAAGATGTACAAAAATTACTTGTAGAAGGCGAAAGTATCCAAAGTGCTTATAAAGTAATTCGAGACACCTTTATATTTACAAATAGACGTTTAATTCTTGTCGATAAACAAGGGGTAACCGGCAAGAAAACAGAATATCTTTCTATACCATATAAAAGTATTGTTCACTTTTCAGTAGAAACCGCTGGAACATTTGATTTAGATGCAGAGCTTAAAATTTGGATTTCAGGTAATGCGACGCCTTTACAGAAGAACTTTAATAAATCGACTAATATTTATGATGTGCAGCGTGTGTTAGCTAAATATGTCATAGGATAA
- a CDS encoding glycerophosphodiester phosphodiesterase, translating into MKHIPIFAHRGASGYALENTLKAFEKAKALGADGIEIDLQISKDAIFVVFHDLDLKRLVGIRKLVSDCTAEELMKYNLGSRWERIFQRQRMMSFQQLIQWATKEKMALNIELKESILENHDVLRQTMRTIELPENSHISSFHTSLLKTVKEVRPDIETAILVTKKFDWHNVSKQNCFDVIHAHKKYYKPQYLNCCDEAKIGIRFYGIKGNESYLANPHPAVLGWITDYPDKVRKAQKYKVDFNRGV; encoded by the coding sequence ATGAAACATATTCCAATTTTTGCGCATCGCGGTGCATCGGGCTATGCACTTGAAAATACTTTAAAAGCGTTTGAGAAAGCAAAGGCTCTTGGAGCAGATGGTATTGAAATTGACCTTCAAATTTCAAAGGATGCTATTTTTGTCGTTTTTCATGATTTAGATTTAAAACGATTAGTCGGGATAAGGAAGTTAGTTTCAGATTGTACCGCTGAAGAGTTGATGAAATACAATTTAGGCTCAAGATGGGAACGAATATTCCAGCGTCAGCGAATGATGTCATTTCAACAACTTATTCAATGGGCGACTAAAGAAAAAATGGCATTAAACATCGAATTAAAAGAGTCGATACTTGAAAATCATGATGTACTCCGTCAAACAATGCGAACAATCGAATTACCTGAAAACAGTCATATTTCATCATTTCACACTTCATTATTAAAAACGGTAAAAGAAGTGCGTCCTGATATTGAAACAGCGATTTTAGTTACGAAGAAATTTGATTGGCACAATGTAAGCAAACAGAACTGTTTTGATGTAATACATGCACATAAAAAGTATTATAAGCCACAATATTTAAACTGTTGTGATGAAGCAAAAATTGGAATCCGCTTTTATGGGATAAAGGGCAACGAATCCTATCTTGCAAATCCTCATCCTGCAGTTTTAGGCTGGATAACTGATTATCCAGATAAAGTTCGTAAAGCTCAAAAATATAAAGTGGATTTCAACCGCGGGGTTTGA
- a CDS encoding Leu/Phe/Val dehydrogenase: MEIFKYMQKYDFEQLVFCQDEASGLKAVIAIHDTTLGPALGGSRMWTYASEEAAIEDALRLARGMTYKNAAAGLNLGGGKTVIIGDPFKDKNEEMFRALGRFIQGLNGRYITAEDVGTTVADMDLIHEETNYVTGISPAFGSSGNPSPVTAYGVFLGMKAAAKEAFGDDSLRGKSVAIQGLGNVAYTLCEYLHKEGANLIVTDINPNAVERVVNDFGATAVAPNEIYEQEVDIFSPCALGAVINDETLPKLKVKVIAGSANNQLAESKHGKALHEMGIVYAPDYVINAGGVINVADELYGYNRDRAMKRVETIYTSLEKIFAISKQENIPTYVAANRLAEERIARVAKSRSQFLQNEKNILNGR, encoded by the coding sequence ATGGAAATTTTCAAGTACATGCAGAAATATGATTTTGAGCAATTAGTATTTTGCCAAGATGAAGCATCTGGCTTAAAAGCGGTTATAGCAATTCATGATACAACGTTAGGTCCAGCTCTAGGTGGGTCGCGTATGTGGACTTACGCCTCTGAAGAAGCCGCTATCGAAGATGCTCTTCGACTAGCTCGTGGAATGACTTATAAAAATGCTGCAGCAGGCTTAAATTTAGGGGGCGGCAAAACGGTCATTATTGGAGATCCATTTAAAGATAAAAATGAAGAAATGTTCCGTGCGCTTGGTCGTTTTATTCAAGGGCTAAATGGTCGATATATTACAGCTGAGGATGTTGGTACGACAGTTGCAGATATGGATTTAATTCACGAAGAAACCAATTATGTTACAGGCATTTCACCGGCATTTGGAAGTTCGGGCAACCCTTCACCGGTAACAGCATATGGCGTATTTCTAGGGATGAAGGCCGCGGCAAAAGAAGCTTTCGGAGATGATTCACTTCGTGGGAAATCTGTCGCGATACAAGGCTTAGGCAATGTAGCATACACTTTATGTGAATACTTGCATAAAGAAGGTGCGAACCTAATTGTAACGGATATCAATCCAAATGCAGTAGAGCGTGTAGTAAATGATTTTGGTGCAACTGCTGTAGCGCCAAATGAAATATATGAACAAGAAGTTGATATTTTCTCTCCATGTGCACTTGGTGCAGTGATTAACGATGAAACATTACCAAAGTTAAAAGTAAAAGTAATTGCAGGATCAGCAAATAACCAATTAGCTGAATCAAAACATGGTAAAGCATTGCATGAAATGGGTATTGTATATGCACCAGACTACGTAATTAACGCTGGTGGAGTAATTAACGTAGCGGATGAATTATACGGCTACAATCGTGATCGTGCAATGAAGCGAGTAGAAACGATTTATACAAGCCTAGAAAAAATCTTTGCAATTTCAAAGCAAGAAAATATTCCAACGTATGTAGCAGCTAACCGCTTAGCGGAGGAGCGAATTGCTCGTGTCGCAAAATCACGAAGTCAGTTTTTACAAAATGAAAAAAACATATTAAATGGTCGTTAA
- a CDS encoding DUF342 domain-containing protein yields the protein MVLFENRFFEITEQNGKVYLTTLQTGFLLKDFDAIVRLNPRIKLTNFAVLKKVLLEVSTAPVEIGIWLPPMTLEVSRDKMSASLFVYETQEHIRSNAQSFQRDVMKHLNEHNIKHGILDIKLESIVCGKAILIAQGTPPIKGEDAKITYLQIPERKPVIREDGKADYYDMNFIYEIEEGAWLGEKIHAQPGTPGRNVHDELVAAQSGRDMPLKYDRKSAYEVEENGKTVIRSKISGVLEENQGMVGVNHHLPINGDVGVETGNIDFAGSISIRGTVQAGFTVIAKGDISIEGPEGVSGAKLIKSIEGDVFIRGGIFGLGQTRVEASGNIFVKHVNEANLVAGNDVHIGFYALGSNINAQSILVDERKGKIIGGTAIAKNTIVTAVSGNRLERRTELIINSVNKAEGLEAIQTKAALLKSMQDDILHSESQINRVLPVVNNLTKPQIAAFEQTKQRLVANKESAANLDREIKQLMNDLRSVGKEEIQVTKEAYPGTYIQIGKKSTILSKMTNGRFLLEFGELNV from the coding sequence GTGGTCCTTTTTGAAAATCGTTTTTTTGAAATTACAGAGCAGAATGGAAAAGTTTATTTAACAACATTACAGACTGGTTTTTTGTTAAAAGATTTTGATGCAATTGTACGCTTAAATCCTCGCATTAAATTAACGAACTTCGCCGTATTGAAAAAGGTTTTATTAGAGGTTTCTACTGCACCGGTAGAAATAGGAATTTGGTTACCGCCTATGACATTAGAAGTTTCCCGTGATAAAATGTCAGCTTCATTATTTGTCTATGAAACACAGGAGCACATTCGATCGAATGCGCAGTCTTTCCAACGAGATGTAATGAAGCATTTAAATGAACATAATATAAAGCACGGTATTTTAGACATTAAGCTAGAATCGATTGTATGCGGTAAAGCAATATTAATTGCACAAGGTACGCCTCCTATTAAAGGAGAAGATGCTAAAATAACGTACTTACAAATTCCAGAGCGAAAGCCTGTTATTCGTGAAGATGGAAAAGCTGATTACTATGACATGAACTTCATTTATGAAATTGAGGAAGGGGCTTGGTTAGGTGAAAAAATTCATGCACAACCAGGCACTCCTGGGCGAAATGTCCATGATGAGCTAGTAGCGGCTCAAAGTGGTCGAGATATGCCGTTAAAATATGACCGTAAATCTGCCTATGAAGTAGAAGAGAATGGGAAAACGGTTATCCGCTCAAAAATTAGTGGGGTATTAGAAGAAAATCAAGGAATGGTCGGAGTTAATCATCATTTACCGATTAATGGTGATGTGGGCGTTGAGACAGGAAATATTGATTTTGCTGGATCAATTTCAATTCGAGGAACGGTGCAAGCTGGATTTACGGTAATTGCTAAAGGGGATATCTCAATCGAAGGTCCTGAAGGGGTTTCAGGTGCAAAATTAATTAAATCGATTGAAGGAGACGTCTTTATTCGTGGAGGAATATTCGGCCTAGGTCAAACGCGAGTAGAGGCAAGTGGGAACATTTTCGTAAAGCATGTAAATGAAGCGAATTTAGTAGCTGGAAACGATGTCCATATTGGCTTTTATGCATTAGGTTCAAATATAAATGCGCAGTCAATTCTCGTGGACGAGCGAAAAGGTAAAATTATCGGTGGAACAGCTATTGCGAAAAATACGATTGTAACTGCAGTTTCTGGTAATCGTTTAGAAAGAAGAACAGAATTAATTATTAATAGTGTAAATAAAGCAGAAGGGCTTGAAGCTATTCAAACGAAAGCTGCTTTATTAAAATCAATGCAAGATGACATATTACATTCAGAGTCCCAAATTAATCGTGTACTTCCGGTCGTTAACAATTTAACAAAGCCTCAAATAGCTGCCTTTGAACAAACAAAGCAACGATTAGTAGCTAATAAAGAATCAGCTGCAAACTTAGACAGGGAAATTAAGCAATTGATGAATGATTTGCGAAGTGTAGGAAAAGAAGAAATCCAAGTTACTAAGGAAGCATACCCAGGTACATATATCCAAATTGGTAAAAAGTCTACTATATTATCAAAAATGACGAATGGAAGATTTTTATTAGAATTTGGAGAGTTGAACGTATAA
- the spo0A gene encoding sporulation transcription factor Spo0A yields MTKVKIAIVDDNRELVKMMEMYFNNHPQIEVVATASNGKMCIKMLSEHTIDVLLLDIIMPHLDGLAVLEAMHKEERHYNTQVIMLTAFGQEDVMKQAVDFGASYFMLKPFEFEQLEQKILHCAGQKVETVKRKSILEPNAVTKLDQRQLDTTITSIIKEIGVPAHIKGYAYLREAIQMVYYDIELLGSVTKILYPEIAKKFSTTPSRVERAIRHAIEVAWNRGSYENISELFGYTVHHMKSKPTNSEFIAMIADKIRIEIVAS; encoded by the coding sequence TTGACGAAAGTGAAAATTGCGATAGTTGACGATAACCGTGAACTTGTGAAAATGATGGAAATGTATTTTAATAATCATCCACAAATCGAAGTTGTAGCTACTGCATCAAATGGGAAAATGTGTATAAAAATGTTGAGTGAACATACAATTGATGTATTATTGCTAGATATAATAATGCCTCATTTAGATGGACTTGCCGTATTGGAAGCGATGCATAAAGAAGAACGCCATTACAACACACAAGTTATTATGTTAACAGCATTTGGACAAGAAGATGTCATGAAGCAAGCTGTTGACTTTGGTGCCTCTTACTTTATGTTAAAGCCGTTTGAATTTGAGCAACTTGAACAAAAAATCCTCCATTGTGCTGGTCAGAAAGTAGAAACAGTAAAAAGGAAATCAATTTTAGAACCGAATGCTGTTACAAAACTTGATCAACGTCAACTAGATACAACAATTACTTCTATTATAAAAGAAATCGGTGTACCAGCTCATATTAAAGGCTACGCTTATTTAAGAGAAGCCATTCAAATGGTTTATTATGATATTGAACTTCTAGGGTCTGTGACGAAAATTTTATATCCTGAAATTGCGAAAAAATTTAGTACAACCCCGTCGAGAGTTGAGCGTGCTATCCGCCATGCTATTGAAGTCGCATGGAACAGAGGAAGCTATGAAAATATTTCGGAGCTTTTCGGTTACACAGTTCACCATATGAAGTCAAAACCAACAAATTCAGAATTCATTGCCATGATTGCGGACAAGATCCGTATTGAAATTGTCGCGAGTTAA
- a CDS encoding SpoIVB peptidase S55 domain-containing protein, with protein MNRKMPVMLLLMLLIFPIQSFAKELIPMGNSIGVQLQMPYVFVSHDVLLESGDWLKQGDRITSLNNKELTDLNTLFQQKDDVELTVEKEGKKRKITVSKDQLAHLRPFLKSETDGIGTLTFIDPDTLEYGALGHQIMDSVLKQPPAFYDGAIFEASISQVKKSVPGQPGYKVSIVDKSLSPLGTVLSNDIYGIFGKWEQPLHQSLHQPLEIIHAEQLKEGKAELLTSINGEKVESFEIKIEKNEGNTFTFHVTDKRLIQQTGGIVQGMSGSPILQDNQFVGAVTHMFVEEPTKGAGILLVEMLKKSPN; from the coding sequence ATGAATCGAAAAATGCCTGTCATGTTGTTGCTAATGCTCTTGATATTCCCGATACAAAGCTTTGCAAAGGAATTGATTCCAATGGGGAACTCCATTGGCGTGCAGCTCCAAATGCCATATGTGTTTGTATCGCATGATGTGTTGCTCGAATCAGGTGATTGGTTAAAGCAAGGTGATCGTATTACAAGTCTAAATAACAAAGAGTTAACGGATTTAAATACACTATTTCAACAAAAAGATGATGTCGAGCTAACAGTCGAAAAAGAAGGAAAAAAACGAAAAATTACTGTATCTAAAGATCAGCTTGCCCATTTAAGACCCTTTTTAAAAAGTGAAACAGATGGTATTGGCACTTTAACCTTTATTGATCCTGATACATTGGAGTACGGAGCGTTAGGTCACCAAATTATGGATTCGGTTTTAAAGCAACCACCTGCTTTTTATGATGGAGCCATTTTTGAGGCATCGATTTCCCAAGTGAAAAAGAGCGTGCCTGGACAACCAGGATATAAAGTCTCAATTGTCGATAAATCATTATCACCACTAGGCACTGTGTTAAGTAATGATATTTACGGTATATTTGGTAAATGGGAACAACCGTTACACCAAAGTTTGCATCAGCCTTTAGAAATTATACATGCGGAACAGTTAAAAGAAGGAAAGGCTGAATTATTAACGAGTATAAATGGTGAAAAAGTGGAGTCTTTTGAAATAAAAATAGAGAAAAACGAAGGAAATACCTTCACATTCCACGTTACAGATAAAAGGCTAATCCAACAAACTGGAGGCATTGTTCAGGGAATGAGCGGCAGTCCTATTCTACAGGATAACCAATTTGTCGGAGCTGTAACCCATATGTTTGTCGAAGAACCGACAAAAGGTGCCGGGATTCTACTTGTTGAGATGCTGAAAAAAAGCCCTAATTAA
- the lpdA gene encoding dihydrolipoyl dehydrogenase, whose translation MAKEYDVVILGGGTGGYVAAIRASQLGLKTAIVEKNKLGGTCLHAGCIPTKALLRSAEVYTQSKRANEFGIEINGIEINFSAVQQRKQSVVEQLYNGVQHLMKKGNIDVYNGYGRILGPSIFSPMPGTISVEMNDGTENEMLIPKNVVIATGSRPRHLDGLKVDGEKVFTSDEFLTIEKLPKSIIIIGGGVIGVEWASMLADFNVDVTILEIGDRLLPTEDEAISAEMQKLLKKRGIKIFTNVSFDAKEIAVGKDVTVTLSEKENITAEALLLSIGRQANVENIGIENTEISTETGFIDVNEYFQTKESHIYAIGDVIGGMQLAHVASHEGIRAIEHIAGEQLIPIKYANIARGVYSHPEVASVGLTEAQANKEGYHVKTATFPFKAIGKAMVYGETDGFVKLIADEASNDVIGVHLIGPHATDLISEAALGLFLNASPWEIGQMIHLHPSLSEVIGEAALAIDGKAIHF comes from the coding sequence ATGGCAAAAGAATATGATGTCGTCATTTTAGGTGGAGGTACAGGGGGCTATGTTGCAGCCATTCGTGCATCACAGCTTGGCTTGAAAACAGCCATCGTAGAAAAAAATAAACTTGGGGGCACCTGCTTACATGCTGGATGTATCCCAACAAAAGCATTGCTTCGCAGTGCAGAAGTATATACACAATCAAAACGTGCAAATGAGTTTGGGATCGAAATCAACGGCATTGAAATCAATTTCAGTGCGGTACAGCAACGTAAGCAGTCGGTTGTAGAACAGCTCTATAATGGTGTGCAGCATTTGATGAAAAAAGGAAACATCGATGTATACAACGGCTACGGCCGAATTTTAGGACCTTCGATATTTTCACCAATGCCCGGAACGATTTCAGTCGAAATGAATGACGGTACTGAAAATGAGATGCTAATCCCGAAAAATGTTGTCATTGCTACAGGTTCAAGGCCACGTCATCTTGATGGTTTAAAAGTAGATGGGGAAAAAGTATTTACTTCAGATGAATTTTTAACGATTGAGAAATTACCGAAGTCGATCATCATTATTGGTGGAGGAGTAATTGGGGTAGAATGGGCTTCGATGCTAGCAGATTTTAATGTAGACGTCACGATTTTAGAAATAGGAGATCGTCTATTGCCTACAGAGGATGAGGCGATCTCAGCTGAAATGCAAAAGCTTCTAAAAAAACGCGGAATTAAAATCTTTACGAATGTGTCATTTGATGCAAAAGAAATAGCTGTAGGTAAAGATGTAACCGTTACATTATCCGAAAAAGAAAATATAACTGCAGAAGCCTTACTATTATCAATTGGTCGCCAAGCAAATGTAGAAAATATCGGGATTGAAAATACGGAAATTTCTACAGAGACGGGTTTTATTGACGTAAATGAATACTTCCAAACGAAGGAAAGTCATATTTATGCAATAGGAGATGTTATTGGTGGGATGCAATTAGCACATGTTGCGTCTCATGAAGGAATTCGGGCAATTGAACATATTGCGGGAGAACAATTAATCCCAATCAAGTATGCCAATATTGCACGTGGTGTTTATAGTCATCCTGAAGTAGCGAGTGTTGGCCTAACTGAGGCACAGGCAAATAAGGAAGGCTACCATGTGAAAACGGCAACATTTCCATTTAAAGCAATCGGAAAAGCAATGGTCTATGGTGAGACAGATGGTTTTGTAAAGCTGATTGCAGATGAAGCGAGCAACGATGTTATTGGGGTTCACTTAATTGGACCGCATGCGACAGATTTAATTTCAGAAGCAGCGCTAGGGTTGTTTTTAAATGCCTCGCCGTGGGAAATCGGGCAAATGATCCATCTACATCCATCACTTAGTGAGGTAATCGGTGAAGCGGCATTAGCGATCGATGGGAAAGCGATCCACTTTTAA
- the recN gene encoding DNA repair protein RecN yields MLRELSIRNFAIIDDLTVSFFDGLTVLTGETGAGKSIIIDAVNILAGGRGSTEFIRHGAKKAELGGLFQINDDSHPIFLKLDEHGIEAEEGTIILRRDLNESGKSICRVNGKLVPLSVLRDIGGSLIDIHGQHENQELMDEKFHIHLLDHFAQHELETVKNKYDEAYEAYRQLKREVAELSIDEQRMAQRIDLYQFQIQELEQAALQVDEEDALNEERIRLMNFHKIFERANMAYEAISGDSNGLDKIGNAMNALDDIVVLDPIFKESSEAVTSSFYALQDAAYQIKNALDDLEYDAERLNDVEQRLALYQNMKRKYGTTVEEILAYYDKIEEELSQLMNRDETMQKNEQLLAEMEETLNNLARELTAIRKENALHLSEAIMNELRMLHMEKAKFIVNFEPLNQFDANGKDAVAFYISTNVGEPPKSLPKVASGGELSRMMLALKTIFSTSNGITSIIFDEVDTGVSGRVAQAIAEKIAAISVNSQVLCISHLPQVAAMADHQYYIKKQVEQERTFTTVTEMQQRQRIEEISRMMSGSEITELTLQHASELIQMANERKEAFLK; encoded by the coding sequence TTGTTAAGAGAATTAAGCATTCGAAACTTTGCAATCATTGATGACTTAACAGTTAGCTTTTTTGATGGTTTGACTGTATTAACTGGAGAAACAGGTGCTGGGAAATCCATTATCATTGATGCAGTAAATATTTTAGCAGGTGGTCGTGGGTCGACAGAATTTATTCGTCATGGTGCTAAAAAGGCGGAGCTTGGCGGGTTATTTCAAATTAATGATGACAGCCACCCGATCTTTTTAAAGCTAGACGAGCATGGGATTGAAGCCGAAGAGGGCACAATTATTTTACGTCGGGATTTAAATGAATCTGGTAAAAGTATTTGTCGTGTTAATGGGAAGCTTGTTCCGTTGTCTGTTTTACGAGATATTGGTGGTAGCTTAATCGACATTCATGGACAGCATGAAAATCAAGAGCTCATGGATGAAAAATTTCATATTCATTTATTAGATCATTTTGCACAGCATGAGTTAGAAACTGTGAAAAATAAGTATGATGAGGCTTATGAGGCATACCGACAATTAAAGCGTGAAGTCGCTGAATTAAGCATTGATGAGCAACGTATGGCGCAGCGTATAGACTTATATCAATTCCAAATTCAAGAGCTTGAACAAGCTGCACTTCAAGTTGATGAAGAGGATGCATTAAATGAAGAGCGTATACGTTTAATGAATTTTCACAAAATTTTTGAACGCGCAAATATGGCTTATGAAGCTATTTCAGGGGATTCAAACGGCTTAGATAAAATCGGTAACGCGATGAATGCATTAGATGATATTGTCGTACTTGATCCAATCTTTAAAGAGTCATCAGAAGCCGTGACATCGAGTTTTTATGCATTACAAGATGCAGCATATCAAATTAAAAACGCCTTGGATGATTTAGAGTATGATGCGGAACGCTTAAATGATGTAGAGCAACGTTTAGCACTCTATCAAAATATGAAGCGAAAATATGGGACAACTGTCGAAGAAATTTTAGCGTATTATGATAAGATTGAAGAAGAATTAAGTCAATTAATGAATCGTGACGAAACGATGCAAAAAAATGAGCAATTGTTAGCAGAAATGGAAGAAACGCTTAATAATCTAGCGCGTGAATTAACTGCCATACGAAAAGAAAATGCATTGCATTTAAGTGAAGCGATTATGAATGAGCTTCGTATGCTACATATGGAAAAGGCGAAATTTATCGTCAACTTTGAACCATTAAATCAGTTTGACGCTAATGGGAAAGATGCTGTCGCATTTTATATTTCGACAAACGTTGGAGAGCCACCGAAGTCATTACCAAAAGTTGCTTCAGGAGGAGAACTTTCACGCATGATGCTTGCGTTAAAAACGATTTTTTCAACCTCAAATGGTATTACATCCATCATTTTTGACGAGGTTGATACTGGGGTGAGTGGACGTGTCGCACAGGCGATTGCAGAAAAAATTGCCGCAATTTCCGTTAACTCGCAAGTTTTATGTATTTCCCATTTACCGCAAGTAGCGGCAATGGCGGATCATCAATATTATATTAAAAAGCAAGTCGAGCAAGAGCGTACGTTTACGACAGTTACAGAAATGCAGCAGCGACAACGTATCGAAGAAATTAGTCGTATGATGAGTGGATCAGAAATAACAGAGCTCACATTACAACATGCCTCTGAACTGATTCAAATGGCGAATGAACGCAAAGAAGCTTTCCTTAAATAG